CCTGCGGGAAGCCGCTTCGCGTCTAGGGTAAGGGGAGGTTGGGAGGGGCTCTGAAATAGTGCTACTTTACGAATCGGATTCCGTATTACAACATTGATACAAAACGTTGCCCAATGAGGCGTTCACTCAGCGTCCGAACCCGTAAGACAGATCTCCGATTTCTCTTGTCAGGTTCAACAGCATGCTTCCGGCTTACAAAAGAAGTCGGAGATCTCCCCCCGTCGCCGCCGCTGCCCGTCGCGGTTCATCCATACACTCAATCCGCTGTAATACGGCATGGTGGCACAGCCCGCAATATCCACCTCGCGCCGACTGCTATACTCGTCATCCTTGCCTTCCCACATCAGTTCCGTCCGTCGCGTAGAGTGGATGCGGGTTGTGGGGGCCGTAAGTGGCCTGCTGGCATAACAAAGCATGAAGGCATAAACATCTGCCCTCAATTATAGTCACTACCCAAAATGCCACCAAATCAAGCTTTTTGCAGGATGGAATGGGCGTGGTGAGTAGGGGGATAGGGGCGATCGCCTCTAGGTACGTTCAAATCCTACCGAATTTCAAACGGCTTGCCTGAGATTTCCCTGAGGGTTTCCCGGTGAATCGTCTGAACCTGAATTTCGTTTACGCCAAAAATGGATGAATCCGCTGCATGAGTGCCATCGCCCGTTGGGTAATGAGTGTCCAGTTCTCGGTGGCGATCGCCTCGGCTGGAAAGAGACTGCCCGCCAGCCCCAGGGCGATCGCTCCGGCTTGCAGGTATTTGGTTGCATTCTCTAGGGTAATACCGCCCGTCGGGATGAGGGGGATATGTCCCAGGGGGCCTTGCAGACTTTTGAGATACTCCGCCCCACCGACCACGTTTGCCGGAAAAACTTTAACACAGGTGGCTCCGGCTTGCCATGCCGTCGTAATCTCTGTGGGGGATAGGGCACCGGGAATTACCGGAATCTGGCAGCGCACCGCTTCCTGAATCAGGTCAGGATGGGTGTGGGGTGAAAAGAGGAACTGGGCACCGGCGGCGATCGCATCTTGCAGATCGTCCCAGGTCAGGATTGTGCCGGCACCGACCCAGCAGTGGGGATATTCCGCCCGCAAGCGTCGAACCAGATCGGCAGGGCGATCGCTGTTCCAGGTAACTTCAATCAACTGCATCCCGCCAGCGATCACTGCATCCGCCATGTGGTGCCCTGTACTCAGAGTCGATGCGCGAATGACGGCGATCGCTCGCTGTTGGTACAGAATGTTGAGCCAGTTCTGCGCTATGGATTCATGAAAGGCATTCTGCTCAAAAAGCGGTAGGGACGCACTAATGTACGCCCCTACGTCTTCTGAAAACGAGTCAGAGAGTTCCATAAAACTGAACTCCTGCAAAACTACGCGATGCGACAAGCGCAATGCTCTCTACCGTAAACCTGCTTGGATGCGATCGCCGCCACAGCAGGATGCTACCAACTGGATTTGACAACGCCAGGAAGCAAACCTTCGTGAGCCATTCGACGAAGCT
The genomic region above belongs to Synechococcales cyanobacterium T60_A2020_003 and contains:
- a CDS encoding bifunctional 4-hydroxy-2-oxoglutarate aldolase/2-dehydro-3-deoxy-phosphogluconate aldolase — protein: MELSDSFSEDVGAYISASLPLFEQNAFHESIAQNWLNILYQQRAIAVIRASTLSTGHHMADAVIAGGMQLIEVTWNSDRPADLVRRLRAEYPHCWVGAGTILTWDDLQDAIAAGAQFLFSPHTHPDLIQEAVRCQIPVIPGALSPTEITTAWQAGATCVKVFPANVVGGAEYLKSLQGPLGHIPLIPTGGITLENATKYLQAGAIALGLAGSLFPAEAIATENWTLITQRAMALMQRIHPFLA